One stretch of Arthrobacter polaris DNA includes these proteins:
- a CDS encoding metal-dependent hydrolase, protein MMGSHHAASGAAVWLALTTHIEVGLGAVHQLLPVVPEQLTLGMGLLELTPAGVVAGAVVTAGAALVPDADHRHATIAHSLPPLSNIMCIQVGKFSGGHRHGTHSILGLAFFMAIAALAGMWTIELPNFGTIFPGAGILAVLLASFAAKALKFIPDTMRKFPWIMGIAVGAFVTFXAPQQPYWFPLSMGLGVAIHLVGDMLTTGGCNLLWPLRIKPPRMVRRMPLVKDLWRPGGNVALPXLGNAGSVREWLVLVPVSGYVIWAVADAVFS, encoded by the coding sequence ATGATGGGATCCCATCACGCTGCCAGTGGCGCCGCCGTTTGGCTGGCTCTGACCACACACATCGAGGTTGGGCTGGGAGCAGTGCATCAGCTACTGCCTGTAGTTCCTGAACAACTGACCTTGGGAATGGGTTTACTGGAGCTTACGCCCGCGGGCGTAGTGGCAGGTGCCGTGGTGACAGCGGGTGCTGCCCTTGTACCGGATGCTGATCACAGACACGCCACTATCGCCCATTCTTTACCGCCACTTTCGAACATCATGTGTATTCAGGTGGGCAAGTTCTCTGGCGGCCACCGCCACGGCACGCACTCCATCTTGGGCTTAGCCTTCTTCATGGCGATAGCCGCACTGGCTGGCATGTGGACCATTGAACTGCCAAACTTTGGCACCATCTTCCCCGGCGCCGGGATCTTGGCCGTCCTTTTGGCATCCTTTGCCGCGAAGGCGCTGAAGTTCATCCCCGACACGATGCGAAAATTCCCGTGGATCATGGGCATTGCCGTGGGTGCGTTCGTCACCTTTNATGCTCCGCAGCAACCGTATTGGTTCCCCTTGTCCATGGGGTTGGGCGTAGCCATCCACCTTGTCGGGGACATGCTCACTACAGGAGGCTGCAACCTTTTGTGGCCGCTGCGCATCAAACCGCCGCGCATGGTGCGCAGGATGCCGTTGGTCAAGGACCTCTGGCGTCCTGGCGGTAATGTTGCCCTGCCCNTGTTGGGTAATGCTGGCTCCGTGCGTGAGTGGCTGGTGTTGGTACCCGTTAGCGGCTATGTCATCTGGGCCGTGGCCGACGCCGTATTCTCCTAG
- the hrpB gene encoding ATP-dependent helicase HrpB: protein MHVAAASSFSTGHLPAGAFDLAVVGEGLVFAQSLPRLAAVIAGNANHLQPADATQPLNAVAVVQAPPGTGKTTLVPPLVANAIKANAQRKILVTQPRRVAVRAAARRLAALDGTVLGAKVGYTVRGESHTSAETIIEFLTPGILLRRLLRDPGLXRVAAVVLDEVHERGLDTDLLLGMLAEVRQLRGDLTLLAMSATLDAARFAQLLGTPDGGAPAPVIDCPSALXPLEVRWAPSAMARMDERGISRAFLDHVADTAAAAHAAAVAQNPEVDALVFAPGAWEVGHISSRLRTTAKDTEILELHGQVPSSEQDRAVSAREVGGRPRIIVSTSLAESSLTVPGVRLVIDSGLSREPRRDAARGMTGLVTVSTSRASSEQRAGRAARLGPGTVVRCYDXKTFAAAPAHPMPEIAVADLSAAALIMACWGAPGGAGLLLPDQPPARALQEAVDVLADLGAVDXPGHATALGKTLADIPADPRLARALLDGAQVVGAKAAAEIVALVSGDGRAPGADLTALLSAMRSGRXPGARRWTQEVRRMEQLVRRDSKANTPQGGSRAGGPAYSTVLAXPRMWGSXDTVGFVVGLAFPDRVARLVEGATGEQYLLASGTRAGLPAGSSLAGHQWLAVAEVARATGRDAAGTGAVIRAAAPLSQHQGEVVAAHRLTDSVVAQFTNGKVTARRERRLGSLVLASTPVKASPSQGREAVAQALARDGLGLLSWNGPAEALRRRLAILHRELGEPWPDVSDDALLVKLPQWLGPELEAVAAGRAFSSLQLTEPLRRLLPWPEAAKLGELAPETLVVPSGSRIRIDYPEVSDGGPPVVAVKLQECFGLADTPMLVQGRVRVLFHLLSPARRPLAVTDDLASFWSGAYTQVRAQMRGRYPKHPWPEDPWSALATAKLKSKM, encoded by the coding sequence ATGCACGTAGCCGCTGCCAGCAGCTTCTCAACCGGCCATTTACCCGCGGGAGCTTTTGACCTTGCCGTGGTNGGGGAGGGTCTGGTCTTTGCCCAGTCCTTGCCGCGCCTGGCAGCGGTGATTGCTGGCAATGCTAACCACCTCCAGCCCGCCGATGCTACACAGCCCTTGAATGCAGTAGCCGTTGTACAGGCACCGCCAGGTACTGGAAAGACCACGTTGGTGCCGCCACTGGTGGCCAATGCGATCAAGGCCAATGCGCAACGGAAAATTTTAGTCACCCAGCCCCGGCGTGTGGCTGTCCGCGCGGCCGCCCGGCGCCTGGCCGCACTTGACGGCACTGTGTTGGGTGCCAAGGTCGGCTACACCGTGCGCGGTGAGAGCCACACCAGCGCCGAGACCATCATTGAATTCCTCACNCCCGGCATCTTGCTGCGCCGCCTGCTCCGGGACCCNGGGCTGGANAGGGTGGCCGCCGTCGTGCTTGATGAAGTGCACGAACGCGGCCTCGATACCGATCTTCTACTGGGCATGCTGGCAGAAGTTCGTCAGCTACGNGGNGACCTGACGTTGCTGGCGATGTCGGCGACCCTTGACGCTGCCCGTTTCGCCCAGCTTTTGGGGACGCCCGACGGCGGAGCCCCGGCACCAGTGATCGACTGCCCCTCAGCGCTGTANCCCCTCGAGGTGCGGTGGGCGCCTTCGGCGATGGCTCGCATGGATGAACGCGGCATTTCCCGTGCGTTCTTGGACCACGTAGCCGATACGGCGGCTGCTGCGCATGCCGCCGCCGTGGCACAGAATCCAGAAGTCGACGCGCTAGTGTTTGCCCCGGGCGCCTGGGAAGTTGGGCACATCTCGTCGCGTCTGCGCACCACCGCCAAGGATACCGAGATACTTGAACTGCACGGCCAGGTGCCCTCGAGCGAGCAGGACCGGGCCGTTTCCGCGCGCGAGGTTGGTGGACGCCCAAGGATCATCGTTTCCACCTCGCTGGCCGAGTCCTCGTTGACCGTGCCCGGTGTGCGGCTGGTGATTGATTCTGGCCTGTCACGAGAACCNCGCCGGGACGCCGCCCGCGGGATGACAGGTTTAGTGACCGTGTCCACATCCAGGGCCTCGTCCGAACAGCGTGCCGGGCGCGCAGCTCGTCTTGGCCCCGGCACTGTGGTGCGCTGTTATGATCANAAAACGTTTGCTGCCGCACCAGCTCACCCCATGCCAGAAATTGCTGTTGCCGATCTCAGCGCAGCGGCCCTTATTATGGCCTGTTGGGGTGCCCCAGGCGGTGCAGGTCTGCTGCTTCCGGATCAGCCTCCTGCGCGGGCACTACAGGAAGCCGTTGATGTTTTAGCTGACCTCGGAGCGGTTGATGANCCGGGGCACGCAACCGCCCTAGGTAAGACGCTGGCTGACATTCCCGCCGATCCACGCTTGGCCAGGGCTTTACTTGACGGTGCACAGGTTGTGGGTGCCAAAGCTGCGGCAGAAATCGTTGCCCTTGTCTCAGGCGACGGCCGGGCGCCCGGAGCAGACCTCACGGCGTTATTATCCGCCATGCGTTCAGGGCGGGANCCCGGGGCACGGCGGTGGACTCAGGAAGTGCGCCGCATGGAACAGTTGGTGCGCCGAGACAGCAAGGCCAACACGCCACAAGGCGGCAGCAGGGCCGGAGGGCCTGCCTATTCCACAGTGCTAGCANNGCCGCGGATGTGGGGCAGCNNGGATACGGTGGGTTTCGTCGTCGGACTGGCCTTCCCTGACAGGGTGGCCAGATTGGTTGAAGGTGCTACCGGAGAACAGTATCTGCTTGCGTCAGGCACTCGCGCCGGACTGCCAGCAGGAAGTTCACTGGCCGGTCATCAATGGCTGGCGGTGGCCGAGGTTGCCCGCGCTACAGGCCGGGATGCTGCAGGAACTGGTGCCGTTATCCGTGCTGCAGCGCCGCTGAGCCAGCACCAGGGCGAAGTAGTGGCAGCGCACAGGCTCACGGACTCTGTGGTTGCACAGTTCACCAACGGAAAGGTCACAGCCCGGCGGGAACGGCGGCTAGGTTCGCTGGTGCTTGCTTCAACACCGGTGAAGGCGTCGCCCTCGCAGGGCCGCGAAGCCGTAGCTCAGGCGCTGGCCAGAGACGGGCTGGGCCTGCTTTCCTGGAACGGCCCGGCCGAGGCACTGCGGCGCCGGCTCGCGATCTTGCACCGTGAACTNGGGGAGCCGTGGCCAGATGTCAGCGACGACGCCCTGCTCGTTAAGTTGCCGCAGTGGTTGGGACCTGAGCTTGAGGCAGTTGCCGCCGGCCGAGCGTTCTCCAGCCTGCAACTGACAGAGCCCTTGCGCCGCCTGCTGCCGTGGCCGGAGGCGGCGAAGTTAGGCGAACTTGCNCCCGAGACGCTGGTGGTGCCCAGTGGGTCCAGGATCAGGATTGACTACCCTGAAGTGTCCGACGGCGGTCCTCCCGTTGTGGCCGTGAAGCTCCAGGAATGCTTTGGGTTGGCAGATACTCCCATGTTGGTGCAAGGGCGCGTACGCGTGTTGTTTCATCTGCTCTCACCGGCGCGGCGTCCGCTGGCTGTCACAGATGATCTAGCCTCCTTCTGGAGTGGAGCTTATACTCAGGTGCGTGCTCAGATGCGTGGCCGTTACCCCAAGCATCCCTGGCCCGAGGATCCGTGGAGTGCACTGGCCACGGCTAAGCTCAAAAGTAAGATGTGA
- a CDS encoding glyoxalase superfamily protein — MRAKRIMANLRVADIAGARSFYTDFLGLSTEEFNMGWVARYTSPDTGVNIQLVTQDASATEDAVVSVRTDNVEAAYAEAAKLGYEIVLPLTTEPWGVRRFFVRAPDGNVINIVAHGD; from the coding sequence ATGCGTGCCAAACGCATTATGGCCAACCTTAGGGTGGCTGACATTGCGGGCGCCAGAAGCTTTTACACTGATTTCCTTGGACTCAGTACCGAGGAATTCAATATGGGGTGGGTGGCCCGCTACACCTCACCCGATACCGGTGTTAACATCCAGCTCGTCACGCAGGACGCCAGTGCNACCGAGGATGCGGTTGTCTCCGTCCGCACCGACAATGTTGAAGCCGCTTATGCCGAAGCTGCGAAACTCGGCTACGAGATAGTGCTGCCGCTCACTACAGAGCCCTGGGGTGTGCGCAGATTCTTTGTGCGCGCCCCGGACGGCAACGTCATCAACATTGTGGCCCATGGGGATTGA
- a CDS encoding threonine/serine dehydratase has translation MITRTDVDNAALRIAGHVRATPIMKLDADHSXGHVWLKCEFLQXTGTFKARGAFNRVLACQERGELDPEVGIVVASGGNAGLANAYAAAAVGVPATVFVPLSSPATKVSQLRATGATVVQEGAQYADAYERAVAFAAESGAVYSHAYDQLEIAAGAGAIGLELLDDLGSLDTVLVAVGGGGLMAGIAAALDGHAQVVAVEPENAPTLHAALAAGAXVDVSVSGIAADALGARRIGDIAFNVGVRTGVRSILVSDEQIAAARSFXWDNYRIALEHGAAAAYAALQSGXYVPRPDERVAVILCGANTDPAGL, from the coding sequence ATGATCACCCGCACCGATGTTGACAACGCCGCACTCCGGATCGCTGGACATGTGCGAGCCACGCCCATCATGAAGCTCGACGCCGATCACTCCNCCGGGCACGTATGGCTCAAGTGTGAGTTCCTCCAANAAACTGGGACGTTCAAGGCTCGAGGTGCCTTCAACCGCGTGCTCGCTTGTCAAGAACGCGGTGAACTCGACCCTGAGGTGGGCATCGTTGTTGCCTCAGGTGGCAACGCTGGCTTGGCGAACGCTTACGCAGCTGCCGCCGTCGGAGTTCCGGCAACTGTCTTCGTGCCGTTGTCTTCTCCTGCTACCAAAGTGTCTCAATTGCGGGCTACTGGGGCAACAGTAGTGCAAGAAGGTGCCCAATACGCGGACGCCTACGAGCGTGCAGTTGCCTTCGCTGCTGAGTCGGGTGCCGTGTACTCTCACGCTTACGACCAACTGGAGATTGCAGCCGGGGCTGGGGCCATTGGACTCGAATTACTAGATGATCTAGGTAGCCTGGACACAGTACTTGTGGCTGTTGGTGGCGGCGGGCTCATGGCAGGCATCGCTGCGGCGCTGGATGGACATGCGCAAGTGGTGGCCGTTGAGCCTGAGAATGCACCTACCTTGCATGCCGCACTAGCGGCCGGTGCCNCCGTTGACGTTTCTGTTTCCGGGATTGCGGCCGATGCCCTCGGTGCCCGGCGGATTGGGGACATCGCCTTCAACGTCGGTGTTCGCACAGGAGTACGCAGCATTCTTGTCAGCGATGAACAGATCGCGGCCGCCCGGTCATTTNTGTGGGACAACTATCGGATTGCACTCGAACACGGAGCTGCTGCGGCCTATGCTGCCCTCCAATCAGGGNCATATGTGCCCCGTCCAGACGAACGTGTGGCGGTCATCCTGTGTGGAGCAAACACCGATCCCGCTGGCCTGTAA
- a CDS encoding putative quinol monooxygenase: protein MYFIVAKFQIKPEFVQNFMVLVTPFTEATRAEPGNLWFDWSISVEDPNEYVLVEAFLDDEAAGRHVNSAHFKDGLVAMRPALAATPKIVSRKVDGSSWEEMGELQIG, encoded by the coding sequence ATGTACTTTATTGTTGCGAAATTTCAGATAAAGCCCGAATTCGTTCAGAACTTCATGGTTCTGGTGACNCCCTTCACGGAGGCCACCCGCGCCGAACCCGGCAACCTTTGGTTCGATTGGTCAATCAGCGTCGAAGACCCCAACGAGTATGTTCTCGTGGAGGCTTTCCTTGACGATGAGGCCGCAGGACGCCACGTCAACAGTGCGCATTTCAAGGACGGATTAGTAGCCATGCGTCCGGCCCTAGCTGCCACCCCGAAGATTGTTTCCCGGAAAGTCGACGGCAGCTCGTGGGAAGAAATGGGCGAACTGCAGATCGGCTGA
- a CDS encoding HNH endonuclease signature motif containing protein gives MNFPADREDSSTTATVADLITALALPVLEPLAVSIATMTGLPHSPHLXFNPITGKDGTENSGTITGPDPSDGPSSQVEVVRSLIQECTEAIXGLEKHQNQCAALAAVLIERLQSCTSLEATVLLLDPWQRTQTYSVMRAELATILHIPEGNTDRLMIQAATLIRELPTTLTALHNSELAWEHAVIMTEETSLLRTAGLPAATIDTFEQALLDKAKDSTVSSFREXARRLRERRYPETIPARTRHAYTSRYLRVSHAHDGMSWLSLYAPAPTIEGIWDQCTLTAQAAQGPHEQRTLTQLRADVAAALLLNQSMAHNHIHTPPKPPHXEMLVMLVMLVMLKILVSLALMRISXGADAPAQNHTPQTGQDRSEPERDTDGSGDDPEQGRYRLQPWQIPVFDDPDYQDPGFKDPDIRDHRHWHPTQHHRPSHQTHAQAHAQVLVLGRVLGLXAGSVSGSEVVWPPLPQATPVVLIPVLSLLGATNEPAWMEGAGPISMEVAQHLLAHSSSFYRVLVDPITNEPLDSAPQCYRITKAMRTMLRIRDEYCQFPGCTAKASTAEIDHLTSFNSGGPTIFSNLHTLCKHHHLIKHFTDDKTRNGAYRINQSXERREVKLRGWTPHMTTTGIAWTSPTGKYHPPTPHDGQPPVYPQWIRXIINHKLHQQHPDPDAT, from the coding sequence GTGAATTTCCCGGCTGATCGGGAAGATTCATCCACCACAGCAACTGTGGCGGACCTGATCACTGCACTGGCCCTTCCCGTTCTTGAACCCCTCGCCGTGAGTATCGCCACCATGACGGGCCTGCCCCATTCCCCACACCTTCNNTTCAACCCCATCACGGGCAAGGACGGCACAGAAAATTCAGGAACCATTACTGGTCCTGATCCCTCTGATGGGCCGTCATCTCAGGTGGAAGTGGTGAGGTCCTTGATTCAGGAGTGCACCGAGGCGATCNATGGCCTTGAAAAACACCAGAATCAATGCGCTGCCTTGGCCGCTGTCCTGATTGAACGCTTACAGTCCTGCACCTCCCTAGAGGCCACAGTACTCTTACTAGATCCCTGGCAACGCACGCAAACTTACTCCGTGATGCGGGCTGAACTAGCCACTATCTTGCACATCCCTGAAGGGAACACCGATCGGCTGATGATACAAGCAGCCACCCTGATCCGTGAGCTACCCACCACCCTCACAGCCCTACATAATAGTGAGCTGGCCTGGGAACACGCAGTGATCATGACCGAGGAAACATCCCTGCTACGCACCGCCGGGCTCCCTGCAGCAACCATCGACACGTTCGAGCAAGCACTCCTGGACAAAGCCAAAGACTCCACAGTCTCTAGCTTCCGGGAANAAGCTAGACGCCTGCGCGAACGCCGCTACCCAGAAACCATTCCCGCCAGGACCCGCCACGCCTACACCAGTAGGTACCTACGTGTGAGCCACGCCCACGACGGCATGTCCTGGCTCAGTCTCTACGCCCCAGCACCAACCATCGAGGGCATCTGGGACCAATGCACCCTCACAGCCCAAGCAGCCCAAGGCCCCCACGAACAACGAACCCTAACTCAACTACGCGCCGACGTCGCCGCCGCCTTGCTCCTGAACCAATCCATGGCCCACAACCACATTCACACCCCACCCAAACCACCCCACNCGGAAATGCTGGTAATGCTGGTAATGCTGGTAATGCTGAAAATACTGGTTTCGCTGGCTTTGATGCGCATATCTCNNGGAGCTGATGCCCCAGCCCAGAACCACACCCCTCAAACAGGGCAAGACCGTAGCGAGCCAGAGCGTGACACCGATGGCAGTGGTGATGACCCGGAGCAAGGCCGCTACCGGCTCCAGCCCTGGCAAATCCCTGTCTTTGACGACCCGGACTACCAGGACCCCGGCTTCAAGGACCCAGATATCCGCGACCACCGTCACTGGCACCCCACGCAACACCACCGACCCTCACACCAAACACACGCACAGGCACACGCACAGGTGCTGGTGCTGGGTCGGGTGCTGGGCCTGNGTGCTGGTTCGGTGTCTGGGTCGGAGGTGGTGTGGCCGCCCTTACCCCAGGCCACCCCGGTGGTATTGATCCCCGTGCTGTCTTTACTCGGTGCCACGAACGAGCCAGCCTGGATGGAAGGTGCCGGACCCATCAGCATGGAAGTCGCCCAACACCTCCTGGCACACTCCTCAAGCTTTTACCGGGTCTTAGTAGACCCGATCACCAACGAGCCCCTGGACTCAGCCCCGCAATGCTACAGAATCACCAAAGCCATGCGGACCATGCTGCGGATCAGAGATGAATACTGCCAATTCCCTGGCTGCACAGCTAAAGCCTCCACAGCAGAGATTGATCACCTCACAAGCTTCAACAGTGGCGGACCCACCATCTTCAGCAACCTCCACACCCTCTGTAAACATCACCACCTCATCAAGCACTTCACAGACGATAAAACCCGCAACGGTGCGTACCGCATCAACCAATCCNCGGAACGAAGAGAAGTAAAACTTCGTGGCTGGACACCCCACATGACCACCACCGGAATCGCCTGGACCTCACCCACCGGCAAATACCACCCACCAACACCCCACGATGGCCAACCACCGGTCTACCCACAATGGATACGANAAATCATCAACCACAAACTCCACCAACAACACCCCGACCCAGACGCAACATAA
- a CDS encoding flotillin family protein: MILTLIPLFIGLGVLLVLLVIAAVISRMALHIASPDQALVISSKDNXSQPDPNSQRVVFGRIFINPFTQRAXPLSLASRQVSLKIEAISKNGIKLHLTGVAQVKVGGDADSVRKAAQRFLNQQDAIDHYTQETLSGSLRSIVGTLSVESIIKDRATFAKSVKEEAEHSMHNQGLVIDTFQIQSVDDETGYLRNLGRPEAALAEKNAKIAEAQFLQEAEQAKAIADEQVALAQQQLIIKRAELKEVADARQARADAAGPLAAAEQQEQVIIRDQQVALRRAELREKELDTEVRKPADAEKYRLIQQADAKLEERRRASEAAEIEATVELAKRKLTAEGDRVAAEADAAAATARGNADAAVIEARGRADATVIKSLGQAEAESTEAKGVAEAAGIAAQAEAYEKFNEAAILSKVLEVLPAMAREVAAPMAAIKDMTVISNDGASQLSKNVSDGVQQTTQLIKDSTGLDIISLLQGMVGGKSKEHSNGSQHTAANGMSEARNSELELDKR, encoded by the coding sequence ATGATACTGACACTGATTCCCCTGTTTATTGGCCTTGGTGTACTACTGGTGCTCCTTGTCATTGCTGCCGTTATCTCGCGCATGGCTTTGCATATTGCTAGTCCCGATCAGGCCCTGGTAATTTCCTCCAAGGACAACAANAGCCAGCCAGACCCAAACAGTCAGCGGGTGGTCTTTGGCCGGATCTTTATCAACCCGTTCACGCAGCGCGCTTANCCNCTCTCTCTGGCCTCGCGCCAAGTGTCATTGAAGATTGAGGCCATTTCAAAGAACGGCATCAAACTCCACCTCACGGGCGTGGCCCAAGTCAAGGTTGGTGGCGACGCGGACTCTGTCCGTAAAGCCGCGCAACGCTTCCTTAACCAGCAGGATGCTATCGACCACTACACGCAAGAAACCCTCTCGGGTTCCCTGCGTTCAATCGTTGGCACGCTCAGTGTGGAATCCATCATTAAAGACCGTGCCACCTTCGCCAAGAGTGTGAAGGAGGAAGCCGAACACTCGATGCATAATCAGGGTCTGGTGATCGACACTTTCCAGATCCAGTCCGTGGATGACGAGACCGGCTACCTGCGCAACCTTGGCCGTCCTGAAGCCGCCTTGGCGGAAAAGAACGCGAAGATCGCCGAAGCGCAGTTCCTGCAGGAGGCTGAGCAAGCGAAGGCTATCGCCGATGAGCAGGTGGCGCTTGCCCAGCAGCAGCTTATTATCAAACGCGCCGAGCTGAAGGAAGTGGCCGACGCCCGCCAGGCCCGCGCCGACGCCGCCGGTCCACTCGCCGCTGCTGAGCAGCAGGAGCAAGTCATCATCCGCGATCAGCAGGTTGCTCTTCGTCGTGCCGAACTGCGTGAGAAGGAACTGGACACCGAGGTCCGCAAGCCCGCAGATGCGGAGAAGTACCGTTTGATCCAGCAGGCTGATGCCAAGCTTGAAGAGCGACGCCGAGCATCCGAGGCCGCTGAAATCGAGGCTACCGTTGAACTGGCTAAACGCAAGCTCACGGCCGAGGGTGACAGGGTGGCTGCCGAGGCTGACGCAGCTGCCGCTACTGCCCGAGGTAATGCAGATGCTGCTGTGATCGAGGCACGTGGCCGTGCTGATGCCACGGTCATCAAGTCGCTGGGACAGGCCGAAGCCGAATCGACAGAGGCAAAGGGTGTCGCTGAGGCTGCAGGCATCGCTGCCCAGGCTGAGGCTTATGAAAAGTTCAATGAGGCCGCCATCCTAAGCAAGGTCCTTGAAGTGCTTCCTGCTATGGCCCGTGAAGTGGCCGCACCGATGGCAGCCATCAAGGACATGACAGTCATTTCCAACGACGGCGCAAGCCAGCTGAGCAAGAATGTCTCCGATGGTGTTCAGCAGACAACGCAGCTGATCAAGGATTCAACAGGGCTCGACATCATCAGCCTGCTGCAAGGCATGGTGGGCGGCAAATCTAAGGAGCACTCGAATGGTTCGCAGCACACTGCAGCAAATGGCATGTCCGAGGCAAGGAACTCCGAACTTGAGTTGGATAAGCGCTAA
- a CDS encoding MBL fold metallo-hydrolase: protein MTVETTLIHDLAAHTVRRAVVSTMANNVYLITAKSTGAQILIDAADEILAIDKLFQDAANDAQVPTSLAMIATTHQHWDHVRALAALVAQTGAPTAAGADDIAGIASGSGVATDLALIHGGTLSVAGIELATVHLRGHTAGSIAYVLQDLVQDKSAHASRAFIFSGDSLFPGGVGNTEQDQSRFTQLLNDVQERLFDVYADDAIVLPGHGNPTTIGAERSSLPQWRERGW from the coding sequence ATGACTGTTGAAACCACACTGATCCATGACCTTGCCGCCCATACTGTGCGCCGTGCTGTGGTCTCCACCATGGCAAATAATGTCTACTTGATCACTGCCAAGTCCACGGGCGCCCAGATTCTCATTGACGCGGCAGATGAGATCCTGGCCATTGACAAGCTGTTCCAAGACGCCGCAAACGATGCACAAGTTCCCACCTCGCTAGCCATGATCGCCACCACTCACCAGCACTGGGACCATGTGCGTGCCTTGGCTGCCTTGGTGGCCCAAACGGGTGCGCCCACCGCTGCTGGAGCTGACGATATTGCTGGCATCGCCTCCGGATCTGGTGTGGCGACGGACCTGGCACTGATCCACGGTGGAACCCTGTCAGTGGCAGGCATCGAACTGGCAACTGTGCACCTGCGCGGCCACACAGCAGGGTCCATCGCTTACGTTCTGCAGGACTTGGTACAGGACAAATCAGCCCACGCCTCCAGAGCCTTCATCTTCAGCGGTGATTCCCTCTTTCCNGGNGGTGTAGGCAACACAGAGCAGGATCAATCCCGCTTTACACAGCTGCTCAACGATGTCCAGGAACGACTCTTCGACGTCTACGCCGACGACGCGATCGTCCTGCCTGGTCACGGTAATCCAACCACCATTGGTGCCGAACGTTCCTCCCTGCCGCAGTGGCGCGAACGAGGCTGGTAA
- a CDS encoding GatB/YqeY domain-containing protein, with translation MSSLKQQLKTDVTVHMKAGNRVALTTVRNVLGEIETREKGGKTPIEFDDAQVITLLXKEAAKRRDTAKIYTEAGETDRATAEISEAEVIEAYLPQPLDAEEAASIVDRIITDLEAEQGQLSMRQMGLAMKPITAEIAGRFDGKAVSEMVRKRLQ, from the coding sequence ATGTCTTCGCTGAAGCAACAACTAAAGACCGACGTCACAGTGCATATGAAAGCGGGCAATAGAGTTGCACTGACTACGGTTCGCAACGTTTTGGGCGAAATAGAAACGCGCGAAAAGGGCGGCAAGACACCCATTGAGTTCGACGACGCTCAGGTCATTACTTTGCTTCANAAAGAAGCAGCCAAGCGCCGGGATACAGCAAAGATTTATACTGAAGCTGGGGAAACAGACCGGGCCACAGCTGAAATTTCCGAGGCAGAGGTCATCGAAGCGTACCTGCCCCAGCCTCTTGACGCTGAAGAAGCTGCAAGCATTGTTGATCGGATCATCACGGATCTTGAAGCCGAACAGGGTCAGCTGTCCATGCGGCAAATGGGGCTCGCCATGAAACCCATTACCGCAGAAATTGCCGGACGATTCGACGGTAAAGCAGTCTCCGAAATGGTGCGCAAGCGTCTGCAGTAG